CGCTCGAGCCTTACAAGAGCAAGACCCTGGTCATGAAGGGGGTTTGCGATCGCGTCCGCGGCGACGGCGACAGTCACATGCGCGGCATGAGCTGCCTGCTGACCGGCATCGAACTCTTCCCCGGCAACATCCAAGGGGGATCGCATACGCCTGCCGGTTGGTCGCGCGGTTTGTCGATCGACCAAGAACTGAAAGAGTATTTGCAAGCGCAAGAGGCGACCCGCACCCGTTTCGGATCGCTGGAGTTTGGCGTGAATGTTCCGGATCGGGCCGATCCCTGGACCCGCATGGTTTACGCCGGGCCGAACAACCCAGTGGCGCCGATCGACGATCCATATCGCATGTTCCAGAAGCTGTATGGTCAAGTCAAAGATCGCGAAAGTTTGCAAAGCGTGCTTGATAAGGTCCGCATCGATCTAAAGCGTGTCGAACGATACGTCAGCAGCGAAGACAAGCAGCGTTTAGAAGAACATGCGACCTTTGTGCGACAAATGGAGCAAGAGCTAAAATCGGCAGGCGAAGAAAAGCTGGCCTTGGAAGCTCCGATTCAAGAGCCCGGCGTACAATTGAAGAATGACAACATGCCGACGATCAGCAAGATGCAGATGGACTTGTTGGTCAACAGCCTGGCGAACGACGCCGCGCGGGTCGCGACATTGCAGTACACCAACTCGGTCGGACAAGCGCGGATGAACTGGATCGGCGTTGACGACACGCATCACGAACTGTCGCACAAGCCCGACAATGATGAAGACGCCAAGCAAAAGTTGATCAAGATCAACGTCTGGTTCTGCGAGCAACTTGCTTATCTGGTCAAAAAGCTGGACGAAACTCCGGAGCCTGGCGGAGACGGCACGCTGCTCGACAACACGACCGTGATTTGGACCAACGAGTTGGGAAAAGGGAACTCCCACACGTTGGACGACGTGCCGCTCGTGTTGGTCGGCGGAGGACTTGGGTTCCGGATGGGACGCTCGCTCCAATTCGATCGACAGCCCCACAATCGCCTCTGGATTTCGTGCGCTCAAGCGATGGGACATCAGGTCGAGACCTTCGGCAATCCCGACTTCTGCGGCGACGGAGCTTTGCCCGATTTGACGTAAGACGTGACCTCGACAATCCGCGAGATGCAAAGCCGCATGGATCCCATGCGGCTTTTTTGCGCCGTTTGCGGATTGCTCGGGGCCGACATTCGCTACGATCGCGCTGATCCGAACCATTTGTCACCGCAAGAAAAGGGGTGCTACGTTTTACCAATTGCGCTATTGAAGCGAATCGCGACTCGGTGACGAGTCAAACGACGAAACTAGGGGTAGAACGTCGTGTTCCAGAGAATTCTGCTGTTGCGAGCTTATTGCGCCGCCTACGTCCTGTTGTCGCTTGCGGCGAACGTCTGTGCCGCGGAAGCAAGCGATGATCGCGCGCCTTTGCGGTTCGGCATGTCGACCGCATTAACGGGACCTGTGGCCGATCTGGGGATCGAAATGCATCGCGGGGTTCTAGCGGCCTTCGCCGAAGCGAACGCGTCGGGCGGAATCCAGGGCCGCCAGTTGGAATTGATCGCATTGGATGATGGATATGAGCCAAGCGAAACAGGCCCCAATATCCGCAGGCTTATCGAAAAGGATCAGGTTTTAGCGATCGTCGGTAATGTGGGAACGCCAACAGCGATCGTCGCCGCTCCGATCGCGCGACGATCTGGCGTTCCTTTTATTGGTGCGCTCACCGGAGCAGGCGTTTTGAGAAAGACGCCTCCAGATCGGTACGTGATCAACTTTCGGGCCAGCTACGCCGAGGAAACGTCGGCGATGGTCGACGCGCTTGTCGCTTCCGGCATTCAACCGAATGAGATCGCGTTCATTACGCAACGTGACGGCTATGGCGACGCCGGCTTTTCTGGAGGGAGCGAGGCGCTCAAACGCCATGGCGTGGCGCGTGAGAATACAATCGCCCATGGTCGTTACGAGCGAAACACCATGGCGGTCGAAGGGGCGCTGGCCGACTTGATCCTGCATCAACCGTTACCCAAAGCCGTCATTCTGGTCGGCGCTTATGCTCCTTGTGCAAAACTAATTCGCTTGGCGAAGGAATGTGATATTCAGACGCTGTTTTTGAGCGTCTCGTTTGTCGCGCCCAATTCTTTAGCGGCTGCGCTGGGGGATCAAGCTGACGGCGTGATCGTCTCGCAGATTGTTCCTGATATCCACGAAGATGTGCCGATAAATCGGCAGCATCGTGCGGCGTTGGTCCAGCTGAAACAGCATGAATTGGCGCCGACGCCGATATCGCTGGAGGGCTATATCGTTGGTCGCATGCTAATCCTGGCGTTAAAACGAATCCCTGGTGAAATTGATCGTGACGCGATCGTGGTCGCTTGCGAAGGACTAGGGAGTTTTGATCTGGGGTTGGGCGTGCCGCTACGACTCTCGGGCGACGAGCATCAAGCCAGCCATGCGATCTGGGCAAGTCGAATCGAAGGGGGCGAAGTAAAACCGATGGAGTGGTCAGACGTGCGCGACATGGAGAGAAATTAGTGAACAGCAACCTAGAAAGGTCTGGAAAACACTCCGATGCTCGGCGATTAGTGTGGCTTTTGACAGGGGTCGGTTTGATCGCCGGTCTGATCGTCTTTTGCGTGACTGCGCCGACGCTGCAATACATCCAATATCAATACGAATCATCCGCCTCTCAGCGAAATCGGATTGATGCGGAGATCGCTGAGATTGAGCGAAATCTGATCGACGGTCGACGTGATTTCGCCGAGATCATCTTATCGCCGGAAGGCCAGGGACCGCCGCCGAATGATTTTGTGGAAATTCAGGATGAACCATGGTGCTTGGAACTGCGCAACGCGGTAGCGGACCTGCAAAAGGATCCCGATTTCCGAGGCTCGGAGGAAATTCGTCAGCTTTCTGAACAGTTGACGCAAATTCCCGGCATGTATCGCGAGGTCGTATCGTGGTCGGTCTCTATTGCAGCCGCCGAATCGGAAACGTCCAAAGCGCAAAGAAGAACGCAAGAGGCGCTGCATCAGATTCGCGCCTATTTTGACGAGATGGAAGGCAAGCGTCGCTTAGACTTGGCGCTCAAATTGCGAAAACATTCGCGTAAGTCTTCCGGTAACTTGACGGTCGCACATGATGATTTGGTCGAAAGCTTTCTTGACGCTGCACAATTCGAAGCGATCGGTAACGAGTTAATGCAGTTGGCCATTCTTTGTGAAAAATTAGCTGCTGAAAACGACGTCGATCAGCTTGTGGATTTGAAAGACAATGACCTCAAAGCGGCGTTCTCACGTCTAGAGCACACGCTGCAGCGATTTTCAGGAGATGAGGAAGCCGTTAGTCAACTTGCGATGTCGCTGCGCGTGGCGTTGTTTGGAGAAGGTAGCGTTTTTGACGACGCTCATCAAACCATCCATCCCGGCGATGGAGGGCTTTACTTTTGGCAGCGCGAAAAATTGTTAGGCAAGCGAGAGCAAGGTCCCACGTTACAGCGGGTTGAAGAAGCGTTTAACGCGTTTCGTCCTGTTTTAACCGACTTGGAGGCGCGATTCGCCAAAGTCGCCGAGCAACAACGTCGACATGCGGACCTGGTCGGATTGGTCGCTTGGTCGATTATGATCGTGACCGGCGTCATCTGCGTCTGTGCTTTTGTCTTTTTGGCGCGGCGCATCGCCGGAATCATTACGCAGCAAATCAAAGATGTCGAGCGAAAGTCCGCGGAACTAGAGATCAAAAATTCGGAAGTCCGCCTGTTGCACGATGTCGCCGAAGCGGCGAACAAAACGGCGTCGCTGGCCGAAACGACCGAGTACGTCATGCGACGATTCGCCGAACATTCCGGCTTTCTGTTGGCGATGGCGACATTCACCAACGAACAGGGGGCGCGGCGCCTTGTCGCGACCGAAGCTTGGAAGGACGCCGGCTTGCCAATCGAGCCGCTGGTCGCGTCCTGCGGGGTCGATCCAGCGGCGAAGCTATCGGTCCGTCCGCTGGTATTTGATCGTGACGATAGGCGATCACAGTATGGCGACGGACTCCGCAGCGGGATTGCAATGATGATTCGGC
The nucleotide sequence above comes from Blastopirellula sp. J2-11. Encoded proteins:
- a CDS encoding ABC transporter substrate-binding protein, whose product is MFQRILLLRAYCAAYVLLSLAANVCAAEASDDRAPLRFGMSTALTGPVADLGIEMHRGVLAAFAEANASGGIQGRQLELIALDDGYEPSETGPNIRRLIEKDQVLAIVGNVGTPTAIVAAPIARRSGVPFIGALTGAGVLRKTPPDRYVINFRASYAEETSAMVDALVASGIQPNEIAFITQRDGYGDAGFSGGSEALKRHGVARENTIAHGRYERNTMAVEGALADLILHQPLPKAVILVGAYAPCAKLIRLAKECDIQTLFLSVSFVAPNSLAAALGDQADGVIVSQIVPDIHEDVPINRQHRAALVQLKQHELAPTPISLEGYIVGRMLILALKRIPGEIDRDAIVVACEGLGSFDLGLGVPLRLSGDEHQASHAIWASRIEGGEVKPMEWSDVRDMERN
- a CDS encoding DUF1552 domain-containing protein, with amino-acid sequence MSRLTRREFVRNLGISSAALPLLMNLPSLGMAASPDRRKQRMIVMFSPNGIIPDAYWPDKVGEDFALKEIMAPLEPYKSKTLVMKGVCDRVRGDGDSHMRGMSCLLTGIELFPGNIQGGSHTPAGWSRGLSIDQELKEYLQAQEATRTRFGSLEFGVNVPDRADPWTRMVYAGPNNPVAPIDDPYRMFQKLYGQVKDRESLQSVLDKVRIDLKRVERYVSSEDKQRLEEHATFVRQMEQELKSAGEEKLALEAPIQEPGVQLKNDNMPTISKMQMDLLVNSLANDAARVATLQYTNSVGQARMNWIGVDDTHHELSHKPDNDEDAKQKLIKINVWFCEQLAYLVKKLDETPEPGGDGTLLDNTTVIWTNELGKGNSHTLDDVPLVLVGGGLGFRMGRSLQFDRQPHNRLWISCAQAMGHQVETFGNPDFCGDGALPDLT
- a CDS encoding sensor histidine kinase, producing MWLLTGVGLIAGLIVFCVTAPTLQYIQYQYESSASQRNRIDAEIAEIERNLIDGRRDFAEIILSPEGQGPPPNDFVEIQDEPWCLELRNAVADLQKDPDFRGSEEIRQLSEQLTQIPGMYREVVSWSVSIAAAESETSKAQRRTQEALHQIRAYFDEMEGKRRLDLALKLRKHSRKSSGNLTVAHDDLVESFLDAAQFEAIGNELMQLAILCEKLAAENDVDQLVDLKDNDLKAAFSRLEHTLQRFSGDEEAVSQLAMSLRVALFGEGSVFDDAHQTIHPGDGGLYFWQREKLLGKREQGPTLQRVEEAFNAFRPVLTDLEARFAKVAEQQRRHADLVGLVAWSIMIVTGVICVCAFVFLARRIAGIITQQIKDVERKSAELEIKNSEVRLLHDVAEAANKTASLAETTEYVMRRFAEHSGFLLAMATFTNEQGARRLVATEAWKDAGLPIEPLVASCGVDPAAKLSVRPLVFDRDDRRSQYGDGLRSGIAMMIRQDAFFVHCHFLSSDIEQPSPRILRLAEHAATRLSQTLERAQANSRLQELNSKLIDSARHAGMAEVATGVLHNVGNALNSVNTCLSFLRDSTAQSSIVDLRRTLDFVTQRSGSLEEFMTSHPKRTLIFPMLSELDTRLRTENETQLAGVEDLRRHVDHIKKIVAVQQSLARVQCVLEPTDLTQVLTKAIEWQSDALRHHQVEITSDFSELPWLQLDKHRILEIFGNLLKNAIESIVEARGPQRRVHVCVRQLRNDRVTIEVKDSGIGVKPENLKSIFSYGFTTKSNGHGFGLHSASLSAKQMGGRLEIESDGIGHGALFRIVLPFVPVAEESLV